One Candidatus Methylomirabilota bacterium genomic region harbors:
- the frr gene encoding ribosome recycling factor has translation MAQPAMTQQAVLKELETRMQQAIDALAREFGSVRTGRANASLLDSIRVEAYGNLTPINQVASVSVPDPRTIMIQPWDATQLKEIEKGIAKSDLGITPSNDGKVIRLTMPTLTEERRKQLVKTVGKFAEDARVSIRNVRREANDRLKALAKEKKVSEDEERRGHDQIQKATDRFTAKVEELTKKKEQEVLTV, from the coding sequence ATGGCCCAGCCAGCGATGACCCAGCAAGCGGTGCTGAAGGAGCTCGAGACGCGGATGCAGCAAGCCATCGACGCGCTCGCCCGGGAGTTCGGGTCGGTGCGCACCGGTCGCGCCAACGCGTCGCTCCTGGACTCGATCCGCGTCGAGGCCTACGGCAATCTCACTCCGATCAACCAGGTGGCCTCGGTCTCGGTGCCGGATCCGCGCACGATCATGATCCAGCCGTGGGACGCCACGCAGCTCAAGGAGATCGAGAAGGGTATCGCCAAGTCCGATCTCGGCATCACCCCGAGCAACGACGGCAAGGTGATCCGGCTGACCATGCCGACCCTGACCGAGGAGCGGCGCAAGCAGCTGGTGAAGACGGTGGGCAAGTTCGCGGAGGACGCGCGAGTCTCGATCCGCAACGTGCGGCGCGAGGCCAACGACCGGCTGAAGGCCCTCGCCAAGGAGAAGAAGGTCTCCGAGGACGAGGAGCGTCGCGGCCACGACCAGATCCAGAAGGCGACCGACCGCTTCACCGCCAAGGTCGAAGAGCTGACCAAGAAGAAAGAACAAGAAGTACTGACGGTCTAA
- the rimP gene encoding ribosome maturation factor RimP — protein MADDAQWLGQIEAVVLPVLASRGMSLVDSEWQREGRRWVLRLFVDKPGGVGIADCQAFSREAGDVLDVSGLIEPSYDLEVSSPGLDRVLKKDRELRWAIGRDVHCWVSEPVDGRMEFSGRLAEVSTAVLMLEEMPGARREIPRRLVTKVKLELTAFGRAKR, from the coding sequence GTGGCGGACGATGCACAGTGGCTCGGCCAGATCGAGGCGGTCGTGCTGCCGGTGCTCGCGTCGCGTGGCATGAGCCTGGTCGACAGCGAGTGGCAGCGCGAAGGACGCCGGTGGGTGCTCCGGCTGTTCGTGGACAAGCCGGGTGGCGTGGGCATCGCGGACTGCCAGGCGTTCAGCCGGGAAGCCGGTGACGTGCTGGATGTCTCCGGGCTGATCGAGCCCTCCTACGACCTCGAGGTGTCCTCGCCGGGGCTGGATCGGGTCCTGAAGAAGGACCGAGAGCTCCGCTGGGCCATCGGTCGTGACGTGCACTGCTGGGTGAGCGAGCCGGTGGACGGCCGGATGGAGTTCTCGGGCCGCCTGGCCGAGGTCTCGACGGCTGTGCTTATGCTGGAAGAAATGCCGGGGGCGCGGCGGGAGATTCCGCGGCGGCTGGTGACGAAGGTCAAGCTCGAGCTGACCGCCTTCGGCCGTGCGAAGCGATGA
- a CDS encoding proline--tRNA ligase, translated as MRWTRSLIPTLRDDPADAEAISHKLMVRAGLVRQLAAGIYVYLPLGLRVLEKVNTIIREEMNRIGGQELEMPVLQPAEIWQQSGRWDAIGSEMFRLKDRYGRDMCLGMTHEEVIAWLAAREIRSYRDLPQIWYQIQTKERDEARPRSGVLRTREFLMKDSYTLDPDAAALEVSYNAHKDAYCRIFDRCGVGYVVVQSDPGMMGGWGSHEFMAPSAAGEDDVALCDACGYAANVELARGVPRPPASSGPAKGEVATPHVRTITEVSALLRIDPSATIKSLVFIGPDGPVLALVRGDHVLHERKLARALKAEARPAHPDEVRQHLGVAPGSIGPVGVHGARIVADESLREGRYVVGANREGVHLTGVTPGQDFTCEWADLQVALAGEGCPSCGKPLRIVRVIEIGNIFKLGTTYSVPLGAMYLDEGGKQQPIVMGSYGIGPARIAAAAVEQRHDADGIVWPWAIAPFHVHLVPVAVKDAAQMAAAEEIYRDLRAAGFDVLMDDREERAGVKFKDADLLGIPIRVTVGNALAKEGVVELRQRSTRTDRRVPRDQVVAAVQEMAKTIS; from the coding sequence ATGCGGTGGACCCGGTCGCTGATCCCCACGCTCCGGGACGATCCCGCCGACGCAGAAGCCATCAGCCACAAGCTGATGGTGCGCGCCGGCCTCGTCCGCCAGCTCGCGGCCGGCATCTACGTCTACCTGCCGCTCGGCCTTCGGGTGCTCGAGAAGGTCAACACGATCATCCGCGAGGAGATGAACCGCATCGGCGGGCAGGAGCTCGAGATGCCGGTGCTCCAGCCCGCGGAGATCTGGCAGCAGTCGGGGCGCTGGGACGCGATCGGCAGCGAGATGTTCCGGCTCAAGGATCGGTACGGACGCGACATGTGCCTCGGCATGACCCACGAGGAGGTCATCGCGTGGCTGGCCGCCCGGGAGATCCGCTCGTACCGGGACCTGCCCCAGATCTGGTACCAGATCCAGACCAAGGAGCGGGACGAGGCGCGTCCACGCTCCGGCGTGCTGCGCACCCGCGAGTTCCTGATGAAGGACTCCTACACGCTGGATCCCGACGCGGCCGCCCTCGAGGTCTCCTACAACGCGCACAAGGACGCCTATTGCCGTATCTTCGATCGCTGCGGCGTCGGCTACGTGGTGGTGCAGTCGGACCCGGGCATGATGGGTGGCTGGGGCTCGCACGAGTTCATGGCGCCCAGCGCGGCCGGAGAGGACGACGTGGCGCTCTGCGACGCGTGCGGGTACGCGGCCAACGTGGAGCTGGCCCGCGGCGTGCCGAGGCCGCCCGCCTCGTCGGGCCCCGCGAAGGGCGAGGTGGCCACGCCGCACGTGCGCACCATCACCGAGGTCTCGGCCCTGCTCAGGATCGATCCGAGCGCGACCATCAAGTCGCTCGTGTTCATCGGTCCCGACGGGCCGGTGCTCGCCCTGGTGCGCGGTGATCACGTCCTGCACGAGCGCAAGCTCGCGCGCGCCTTGAAGGCGGAAGCCCGGCCCGCGCATCCCGACGAGGTCCGGCAGCATCTGGGCGTTGCGCCGGGCTCGATCGGGCCGGTGGGCGTACACGGGGCCCGCATCGTCGCCGACGAGTCGCTCCGCGAGGGTCGGTACGTGGTGGGCGCCAACCGCGAGGGCGTTCATCTGACCGGGGTCACGCCCGGGCAGGACTTCACCTGCGAGTGGGCGGACCTGCAGGTGGCGCTGGCCGGGGAGGGCTGTCCGAGCTGCGGCAAGCCGCTGCGCATCGTGCGGGTCATCGAGATCGGCAACATCTTCAAGCTCGGCACCACGTACTCGGTTCCCCTCGGAGCGATGTACCTGGACGAGGGCGGCAAGCAGCAGCCCATCGTGATGGGCTCCTACGGCATCGGTCCCGCCCGGATCGCGGCGGCCGCGGTCGAGCAGCGGCACGACGCCGACGGCATCGTGTGGCCCTGGGCGATCGCCCCCTTCCACGTCCACCTGGTCCCGGTCGCGGTCAAGGATGCGGCCCAGATGGCCGCCGCCGAGGAGATCTACCGGGACCTGCGCGCGGCCGGCTTCGACGTGCTGATGGACGACCGCGAGGAGCGCGCGGGGGTCAAGTTCAAGGACGCGGATCTGCTCGGGATCCCGATCCGGGTCACGGTGGGCAACGCGCTGGCCAAGGAGGGCGTGGTGGAGTTGCGGCAGCGGAGCACCCGGACCGATCGCCGCGTCCCCCGGGACCAGGTCGTGGCGGCGGTGCAGGAGATGGCGAAAACGATTTCATAG
- the pyrH gene encoding UMP kinase, whose product MAAPGAAPAYRRVLLKISGEALAGGQGYGIDPDVIGRIAEEVAEVVRLGVELAVVIGGGNIFRGIAASAGGMDRATGDYMGMLATVINALALQDSIEKAGVPTRVLSAIEMRAVAEPYIRRRAIRHLEKGRVVVFAAGTGNPFFTTDTAGALRAVEIGAEAILKATKVDGIYTADPAKDKTAVRLPRVGYIEVLNRGLQVMDTTAISLCMDNKLPIVVFDLTRRGNIRRIVTGEPVGSVVSADAGTPKG is encoded by the coding sequence ATGGCCGCTCCCGGCGCGGCTCCCGCCTACCGGCGCGTCCTGCTCAAGATCTCGGGCGAGGCGCTGGCGGGCGGGCAGGGCTACGGGATCGACCCGGACGTCATCGGCCGCATCGCGGAGGAAGTGGCCGAGGTGGTGCGGCTGGGCGTCGAGCTGGCGGTGGTGATCGGCGGCGGCAACATCTTCCGCGGTATCGCGGCCAGCGCCGGCGGCATGGATCGGGCCACCGGCGATTACATGGGCATGCTCGCCACCGTCATCAACGCGCTGGCCCTGCAGGACTCGATCGAGAAGGCGGGGGTGCCCACTCGGGTCCTCTCCGCGATCGAGATGCGCGCGGTCGCCGAGCCCTACATCCGTCGCCGGGCCATTCGCCACCTGGAGAAGGGGCGGGTGGTGGTGTTCGCGGCGGGCACCGGCAATCCATTCTTCACCACCGATACCGCGGGGGCCCTGCGCGCGGTGGAGATCGGGGCCGAGGCGATCCTGAAGGCCACCAAGGTCGACGGCATCTACACCGCCGATCCGGCCAAGGACAAGACCGCGGTGCGTCTGCCCCGGGTCGGCTACATCGAGGTGCTCAACCGGGGGCTGCAGGTGATGGACACCACCGCCATCTCGCTCTGCATGGACAACAAGCTGCCGATCGTGGTGTTCGATCTCACGCGCAGGGGCAACATCCGCCGAATCGTCACGGGCGAGCCGGTCGGCTCGGTGGTCTCCGCCGACGCGGGCACGCCGAAGGGGTGA
- a CDS encoding phosphatidate cytidylyltransferase yields MSRAQDAPFTRPAEAARPSRGAALGRRLLSTVVLLPLFVWMVVAGPRWLFGSIMVLAGALGQWEFTGMFERAGISSFRWLGLLGGSLVTASFALPLSEQVTLTAVVLTLLVAGLLRGKTGRTWEPVAVTLLGIGYVNWLLGYAFWLYDLPDGVKWVLLLVSVTWLGETAAYAIGSTLGRHKLAPVVSPRKTVEGALAQLIASVLGALGARAWFFPSLSMESAIAVGLLLGVVGQIGDLVESAIKRGLNTKDAGSLIPGHGGMLDRVDSLLVNTPVLFYYATYARTLGT; encoded by the coding sequence TTGTCGCGGGCGCAGGACGCTCCGTTCACGCGGCCGGCCGAAGCCGCCCGCCCGTCGCGCGGCGCGGCGCTGGGGCGGCGCTTGCTCAGCACGGTGGTCCTGCTGCCGCTCTTCGTGTGGATGGTGGTCGCGGGGCCCCGATGGCTGTTCGGATCGATCATGGTGCTGGCCGGAGCCCTCGGCCAGTGGGAGTTCACCGGCATGTTCGAGCGGGCCGGCATCTCGAGCTTCCGCTGGCTCGGCCTGCTCGGCGGATCGCTGGTGACCGCGAGCTTCGCGCTGCCGCTTTCCGAGCAGGTCACGCTCACCGCGGTGGTGCTCACGTTGCTGGTGGCCGGGCTGTTGCGGGGCAAGACAGGGCGCACGTGGGAGCCGGTGGCGGTCACCCTGCTCGGCATCGGCTACGTCAACTGGCTGCTCGGCTACGCGTTCTGGCTGTACGACCTGCCCGACGGCGTGAAGTGGGTCCTGCTGCTGGTGTCGGTCACCTGGCTCGGCGAGACGGCGGCCTACGCAATCGGGTCGACCCTCGGCCGTCATAAGCTCGCCCCGGTTGTCAGCCCGCGGAAGACGGTGGAGGGTGCGCTCGCGCAGCTGATCGCCTCGGTGCTGGGCGCGCTGGGTGCGCGCGCATGGTTCTTCCCGAGTCTCTCCATGGAGAGCGCGATCGCGGTGGGGCTCCTGCTCGGCGTGGTCGGGCAGATCGGTGATCTGGTCGAGTCGGCGATCAAGCGCGGCCTCAACACCAAGGACGCCGGCAGCCTGATTCCCGGGCACGGCGGTATGCTGGACCGGGTGGATAGCCTGCTCGTCAACACCCCGGTACTCTTCTACTACGCCACCTACGCGAGGACCCTGGGCACATGA
- a CDS encoding 1-deoxy-D-xylulose-5-phosphate reductoisomerase produces MKRVTVLGVTGSVGRRTLELVEHFPDAFRVEGMAARGSNPELIAELCRRHRPRALALTDRSALDTVARALPTPRPELLAGPEGLVAIAGQVDADVVLSAIVGGAGLLPTMAAIRTGKRVALANKETLVMAGSLMTAAAREHGVSLLPVDSEHSAVFQCLEGHNRDEVRRILLTASGGPFRTVKAEDLGRVTVAEALNHPTWRMGAKITVDSATLMNKGLEVIEARWLFDVLPEQVQVVVHPQSVIHSMVEYVDGSVIAQLGVPDMGIPILYALTYPRRLHCPAERLDLTRIASLSFEEPDVERFPCLALARQALLEGGCAPVVLNAANEVAVAAFLEGRIRFTQIPELIADALAKVPARALDSIDTCVDVDTRTRATVRDWLPGGVTAAVR; encoded by the coding sequence ATGAAGCGCGTGACCGTGCTGGGCGTCACCGGATCGGTCGGCCGGCGCACGCTGGAGCTGGTGGAGCATTTCCCGGACGCGTTCCGCGTGGAGGGCATGGCCGCGCGCGGCTCGAACCCCGAGCTGATCGCGGAGCTGTGCCGCCGTCACCGGCCCCGGGCGCTCGCCCTCACCGACCGGAGCGCGCTCGATACGGTGGCCCGCGCGCTGCCGACCCCCCGACCCGAGTTGCTCGCGGGGCCCGAGGGCCTCGTGGCCATCGCGGGACAGGTGGACGCCGACGTGGTGCTCTCGGCCATCGTGGGCGGCGCCGGCCTGTTGCCGACCATGGCGGCGATCCGGACCGGCAAGCGCGTCGCGCTCGCCAACAAGGAGACGCTGGTGATGGCGGGCAGCCTGATGACCGCGGCGGCCCGCGAGCACGGGGTGTCGCTGCTGCCGGTGGACTCCGAGCACAGCGCGGTGTTCCAGTGTCTCGAGGGGCACAATCGCGACGAGGTCCGCCGCATCCTGCTCACCGCGTCGGGCGGCCCGTTCCGCACCGTGAAGGCGGAAGACCTGGGCCGCGTCACGGTGGCGGAGGCGCTCAACCATCCCACCTGGCGAATGGGCGCCAAGATCACGGTGGACTCGGCGACGCTGATGAACAAGGGCCTCGAGGTCATCGAGGCGCGATGGCTGTTCGACGTCCTCCCCGAGCAGGTGCAGGTGGTCGTGCACCCGCAGTCCGTCATTCACTCGATGGTCGAATACGTGGACGGCTCGGTGATCGCCCAGCTCGGCGTGCCCGACATGGGCATCCCGATCCTCTACGCGCTCACCTATCCGCGGCGCCTGCATTGCCCGGCCGAGCGCCTCGACCTCACCCGCATCGCCTCGCTCTCTTTCGAGGAGCCGGACGTGGAGCGGTTTCCGTGTCTGGCCCTCGCGCGCCAGGCCCTGCTCGAAGGCGGGTGCGCCCCGGTGGTTCTCAACGCGGCCAACGAGGTCGCGGTGGCCGCGTTCCTGGAGGGGCGGATCCGGTTCACCCAGATTCCCGAGCTGATCGCGGACGCGCTGGCCAAGGTGCCGGCCCGCGCGCTCGATAGCATCGACACCTGCGTGGACGTCGATACCCGCACGCGGGCGACGGTGCGCGACTGGCTCCCCGGCGGGGTGACCGCCGCGGTGCGATAG
- a CDS encoding isoprenyl transferase, whose product MAAKAGVDASVADLSTLHEDALRQRILTRPVPRHVAIIMDGNGRWATSRGLPRVAGHGEGVKSLRSVVRAAGELGVQFLTIYAFSSENWQRPPHEVSTLMTLLERSIERELPELIERNVRFRAIGRPDGVPPRVAAGIRRLMDTTAGNTGLTLLMAFNYGGRDEMVDAVRALARQVQSGALRPEDIDEVRVSRALYTDGVPDPDLLIRTSGEQRLSNFLLWQIAYTELWMTPILWPDFGAREFCIAVAEFQQRNRRFGRV is encoded by the coding sequence ATGGCTGCGAAGGCCGGAGTAGACGCCTCGGTGGCGGATCTCTCCACGCTGCACGAGGATGCGCTCCGTCAGCGGATCCTCACCCGTCCCGTCCCCCGTCACGTGGCGATCATCATGGACGGCAACGGGCGCTGGGCCACCAGCCGGGGGTTGCCGCGGGTCGCCGGGCACGGCGAAGGGGTCAAATCGCTCCGCAGCGTGGTGCGCGCGGCCGGCGAGCTGGGCGTGCAGTTCCTCACCATCTACGCCTTCTCGTCGGAAAACTGGCAGCGACCGCCGCACGAGGTGTCCACGCTCATGACCCTGCTCGAGCGCTCGATCGAGCGTGAGCTGCCCGAGCTGATAGAGCGCAACGTGCGCTTCCGCGCCATCGGGCGCCCCGACGGCGTTCCCCCGCGGGTGGCCGCGGGCATCCGGCGGCTCATGGACACCACCGCGGGCAATACCGGGCTCACCCTGCTCATGGCCTTCAACTACGGCGGGCGGGACGAGATGGTGGACGCGGTGCGCGCGCTGGCGCGGCAGGTCCAGAGCGGCGCCCTGCGCCCGGAGGACATCGACGAGGTCCGGGTCTCGCGCGCGCTCTACACCGACGGCGTGCCCGATCCCGACCTGCTGATCCGCACCAGCGGCGAGCAGCGTCTCTCCAATTTTCTGCTGTGGCAGATCGCCTACACCGAGCTGTGGATGACGCCCATCCTCTGGCCGGACTTCGGCGCGCGCGAGTTCTGCATCGCGGTGGCCGAGTTCCAGCAGCGCAATCGGCGATTCGGGAGAGTCTGA
- a CDS encoding (2Fe-2S) ferredoxin domain-containing protein — MGQYERHVFVCTQGDTCPAQADVEKFVKTLRTGVATAGRHVEVRVNKAGCFSQCGHGPMIVVYPENVWYGGVQESDLPDILESHILNGVPVERLLYAPGVKGANKVKEKDKT, encoded by the coding sequence ATGGGACAGTACGAGCGGCACGTCTTCGTGTGTACCCAGGGCGACACCTGTCCCGCCCAGGCCGACGTCGAAAAGTTCGTCAAGACCCTCCGCACCGGCGTCGCCACCGCGGGCCGCCACGTCGAGGTCCGCGTCAACAAGGCGGGGTGCTTCTCGCAGTGCGGCCACGGCCCCATGATCGTGGTCTACCCGGAGAACGTCTGGTACGGCGGCGTCCAGGAGAGCGATCTGCCCGACATCCTCGAGTCGCACATCCTGAACGGCGTACCGGTCGAGCGCCTGCTCTACGCCCCGGGCGTGAAGGGCGCCAACAAGGTCAAAGAGAAGGACAAGACGTAG
- the rseP gene encoding RIP metalloprotease RseP, whose amino-acid sequence MATLQMLVSFVVVLGILILVHELGHFFMARLAGVGVERFSIGFGPVLWRVRGKETEYCVSAIPMGGYVKMMGDDENPLEGGKGVAIDPAKAFNTKPLIARFLIVFAGPAMNFILAAVIAALMFMLVGRPVAPAEIGRVTDGGPAAQAGLKTGERLVAVDGKPIQYWEDLARVVQSTGGRALSVAVRGPSGERTVTLTPAPAKRKDLFGDEQSVWEIGATPYVPAAIGDTVSGDPADAAGLKPNDVVTAIDGQPVLSWDELADKIHQRAEQPTRLEVKRGGETVAVTVTPKKGKIPGPDGKETEVGLIGIRPSGAVTFVRSNPITSLWDGLVWSVDVTAKTAIGLYKIVVGQLDRSNIGGPIQIAKTAGEQARQGIVSLALFTAVISINLFLLNLLPVPMLDGGHLLFFAFEAVLGRPLSVRKREVAQQVGFALLMLLMVFAFYNDFKRIGLF is encoded by the coding sequence GTGGCAACGCTCCAGATGCTCGTCTCGTTCGTGGTGGTGCTCGGCATCCTCATCCTGGTGCACGAGCTCGGCCATTTCTTCATGGCGCGGCTCGCCGGCGTCGGCGTGGAGCGCTTCTCCATCGGATTCGGGCCGGTGCTCTGGCGGGTGCGGGGCAAGGAGACCGAGTACTGCGTCTCGGCCATCCCGATGGGCGGCTACGTCAAGATGATGGGCGACGACGAGAACCCGCTCGAGGGCGGCAAGGGCGTCGCGATCGATCCGGCCAAGGCGTTCAACACCAAGCCGCTGATCGCGCGCTTCCTGATCGTCTTTGCGGGCCCGGCCATGAATTTCATCCTGGCCGCGGTCATCGCCGCCCTGATGTTCATGCTGGTGGGACGTCCGGTCGCGCCCGCGGAGATCGGCCGCGTGACCGACGGCGGGCCCGCGGCCCAGGCCGGGCTCAAGACCGGCGAGCGCCTCGTCGCGGTGGACGGCAAGCCGATCCAGTACTGGGAAGACCTCGCCCGGGTCGTGCAGTCCACGGGCGGCCGCGCCCTCTCGGTGGCGGTGCGAGGGCCGAGCGGCGAGCGCACGGTGACCCTCACCCCGGCGCCGGCCAAGCGCAAGGACCTCTTCGGCGACGAGCAGTCGGTGTGGGAGATCGGGGCCACGCCGTACGTACCGGCGGCCATCGGGGACACCGTGTCGGGCGATCCCGCGGACGCGGCGGGCCTCAAGCCGAACGACGTGGTGACTGCGATCGACGGCCAGCCGGTGCTCTCGTGGGACGAGCTGGCCGATAAGATCCACCAGCGGGCGGAGCAGCCGACCCGCCTCGAAGTCAAGCGCGGGGGCGAGACCGTGGCCGTCACGGTGACGCCCAAGAAGGGGAAGATTCCCGGCCCGGACGGGAAGGAGACCGAGGTCGGGCTGATCGGCATCCGGCCGAGCGGCGCGGTGACCTTCGTCCGCTCCAACCCGATCACCTCGCTCTGGGACGGCCTCGTCTGGTCGGTGGACGTGACCGCGAAGACCGCGATCGGGCTCTACAAGATCGTGGTGGGTCAGCTCGACCGCAGCAACATCGGCGGCCCGATCCAGATCGCCAAGACCGCCGGCGAGCAGGCGCGGCAGGGCATCGTGAGCTTGGCCCTCTTCACGGCGGTCATCAGCATCAACCTCTTCCTCCTCAATCTGCTGCCGGTGCCCATGCTCGACGGCGGGCACCTGCTCTTCTTCGCCTTCGAGGCGGTGCTGGGGCGGCCGCTGTCGGTGCGCAAGCGCGAGGTCGCGCAGCAGGTCGGCTTCGCCCTCCTGATGTTGCTCATGGTGTTCGCCTTCTACAACGACTTCAAGCGGATCGGACTCTTCTGA
- the rpsB gene encoding 30S ribosomal protein S2 → MATLTMKELLEAGVHFGHQTKRWNPKMQKYIFGERNGIYIIDLQKTLKKFREAYAFVRDLAADGGIVLFVGTKKQAQETVLEETTRCGMFYVNHRWLGGTLTNFATIRKSIARLKKLDEMSETGEYERLPKKEVIGLERERAKLQSALVGIKNMDRLPSAIFIIDPKKESIAVEEARRLSIPIVAIVDTNCDPSGIDYPVPGNDDAIRSVRLITSRIADAIIEGSGSLAKQEAEAEIPASPDLPLVTEAEMSASAEAGA, encoded by the coding sequence ATGGCGACCCTCACCATGAAGGAGCTGCTGGAGGCCGGGGTGCACTTCGGCCACCAGACCAAGCGCTGGAACCCGAAGATGCAGAAGTACATCTTCGGTGAGCGCAACGGCATCTACATCATCGATCTGCAGAAGACCCTCAAGAAGTTCCGCGAGGCTTACGCGTTCGTGCGGGATCTCGCGGCCGACGGCGGCATCGTGCTCTTCGTCGGCACCAAGAAGCAGGCCCAGGAGACGGTGCTCGAGGAGACCACCCGCTGCGGGATGTTCTACGTCAATCACCGCTGGCTGGGGGGTACCCTCACCAACTTCGCCACGATCCGGAAGTCGATCGCCCGGCTCAAGAAGCTCGACGAGATGAGCGAGACCGGCGAGTACGAGCGGCTGCCCAAGAAGGAAGTGATCGGGCTGGAGCGCGAGCGGGCCAAGCTGCAGAGCGCGCTGGTGGGCATCAAGAACATGGACCGGCTGCCCTCCGCGATCTTCATCATCGACCCCAAGAAGGAATCGATCGCGGTGGAGGAGGCGCGCCGGCTCTCCATTCCGATCGTGGCCATCGTGGACACCAACTGCGATCCGAGCGGGATCGATTACCCGGTGCCCGGCAACGACGACGCGATCCGCTCGGTCCGCCTGATCACCTCGCGCATCGCCGACGCGATCATCGAGGGCAGCGGCAGCCTGGCCAAGCAGGAGGCCGAGGCCGAGATTCCGGCGTCGCCGGACCTGCCGCTGGTGACCGAGGCCGAGATGTCGGCCTCGGCGGAAGCCGGCGCCTGA
- the tsf gene encoding translation elongation factor Ts: protein MAASAEQVKELRERTGAGVMDCKAALDAAKGDMQGAIEHLRKKGLADAAKKAHREAKDGVVTSYIHPGAKIGVLVEVNCETDFVARTDDFQQLVKDIAMQVAAANPSYVSREDVPGAVVEKEREIYRTQMADQKKPAQVIDKIIEGKLEKFYAESCLMEQPFIRDASGKTRLRDMVDQATAKMGERIVVKRFARFQVGES, encoded by the coding sequence ATGGCCGCGTCCGCGGAACAGGTGAAGGAGCTCCGGGAGCGTACCGGGGCGGGAGTGATGGACTGCAAGGCGGCGCTGGACGCCGCCAAGGGCGACATGCAGGGCGCGATCGAGCATCTCCGCAAGAAGGGGCTCGCCGACGCGGCCAAGAAGGCGCACCGCGAGGCCAAGGACGGGGTGGTGACGTCGTACATCCATCCCGGCGCCAAGATCGGCGTGCTGGTCGAGGTCAACTGCGAGACCGACTTCGTGGCGCGCACCGACGACTTCCAGCAGCTGGTGAAGGACATCGCGATGCAGGTGGCCGCGGCCAATCCCTCCTACGTGTCCCGGGAAGACGTGCCGGGGGCGGTGGTGGAGAAGGAGCGCGAGATCTACCGCACCCAGATGGCGGATCAGAAGAAGCCGGCCCAGGTGATCGACAAGATCATCGAGGGCAAGCTCGAAAAGTTCTACGCCGAGTCCTGCTTGATGGAGCAGCCGTTCATCCGGGACGCCTCCGGCAAGACGCGGCTGCGCGACATGGTGGATCAGGCCACCGCCAAGATGGGCGAGCGGATCGTGGTGAAGCGCTTCGCACGCTTCCAGGTAGGCGAGAGCTAG